The window TGAACGATAGTCTAACTCTTTTATTTTCCAAGAGCACCTGACACACATCATTGACAGTCTGTAGATGTGGTAGATGAATGAATATCGGTGATTTTATCAGTATTAGTCAAAGCATGGTAATGGAAAATGATAATGATATCACCCACGTTATTTTTTACATAGGTGAAAAAGAAGAATTTCCCCCATCTACAAATATAACCCCTATATATAACGCAgtaaaagtaaatttaaatacACCCATTGCTAAGAATTAAGACACATATCATATACTGCTGTTTCATTGCACAAACAAACATCTCCTGAGATTTGATGGGTTTTTAAATTGTTTATGGatcaactgaaaaaaatataaacgtTGTTTAGTTCAGTATCGGGCAAATTGACAAATAGGATATGTGTCCTAGAGAATGCACAATATACTTTTATAAGGATGAAAAAGGTAAGTCTGTATACTGAGGATTTGACAAACTAACACCTCTTACCAAaagattatttttttatattgaagCAAGTTCTTTGACTGAGAAACAGACGAAATTGATAACGTTTAAAACTTTCGAAACACCTCTCCTTGTTAATAGAGAATGCCATATCATGTAATTCACAGCACCGACGATagtaatttacatattcaaaaaGTGAACGACATTGTTTCTTATTTACCCATGGTAAACGTAACCAAAAGATGGAACTGACGGAATTGTGTACGAGAAAATACCAAGCTTAAACGTGCTTTAAAAAAGACAAGTTGTGCTTTTCACATGTACATAACAGACTGATTGTCCGTTGTTAATACATTGAGGAGTTCCAGAAGAAGCGGTCTTTCTATTCCACTCCTAGTGCGGCCAGTTCGTCCTTCACCCTTGTCAGATATTCAGGATCTGGGTATCCatacctgaaaaaaaaaacgatgatTACAAATTCATTCCGATACATACATAAAGCAAAGTACTTGAGTTCCCATTTCTTTAATGTTCCTCCATATTTGTTTGGGACATTTATTATTTCAGGGCGATTAGTCTCCCTAGTAATGTGGGCTTATCCCGCTCAGCgtcgagatctcgcgagactagTCGTTGGCTTAGCCCATGAGTATAATAATGTGTTACGAGACACATAATTAAATGAGTGAAAATGTATAACCCATGTAAATACAATTATCAAATTTGTTGCCTTTTTGTGTCGTGCAACAATCACAGAGTCAGCACAACCCCTGAAGTCTCCCACGTCACAGAAAGTAGAAAATGATATCATGAGTTCATCGATCTCCCAGTCTGACAGTTAGTATAGGATTCTAGTCAGTCacctgtgtgtatgtatatacgcGTGGTTTGCAGGTGTCCTTCTGTCTCCATAGTGGCAATTTATGTCGCTAGTATGATACAGCTGAAGTGCTTACCCTTCTGCCCCGCCCTGTTGTCCAGTTTTGTGACGAATATCATTCCAGACAATCGAATCTTTTAGTCCGGTTGTCCTTGATGTGTCGATAGTAAAGGTGAGTTTACGATCAAAGGCGATTTTCAGTAATCTCAAAACCTCTCGTCCCTCAGCGTTGTCGGGAAGAAACGCTGTGCGAGTTGTGCCCTGGTACGGCTGCCCTGGGTGGGGATGTTGTTCCTGAAAGAAACTCCCATACTTATTTGGTCTGCAATGTACACTAATCATTACCATGTCAACCATGACGTcgcaagtgatatatcaaatattacTTCTACAGCGAAGGAATCTAAGGGTCATaaattgattgtacaaataTTTTTGCTGGACAAATATTTTAGCACTTACGTGAATTGATATATGCCACCAGAGATAAGGACGCAGagaaaaacatacaattcaTACACAATGACAGTTAATCTAATAACTTACCCCTTGCTCCCCGCCCTTGAAGGTGTAGGTTATAACGATTGTATTACATGAGGTATAACCTGGTAAGCTGCCCCTCTTCACCACATGCGTCATAGTACCTGGTGGCATGTTGCCTGTCCGAGTTTCGCGACATTCATTACATGTCGGACAGCGCAATCCAGAGCTCTTTTCATATTTATCCAAGCATGTCTTGCAGAATGAGTGTTTACATGGCAGTTCTCTCGGGTTTTTGACGTCGTTCAAACATATGCGGCATCTTCTAAGACTGTCGAGATACTCTCCCAGAGAATTCGAGCGCGAAGACTTTGGTGACCCATGCCGCGCTACGACGTTTCCCTCTGGTAGGGAATGCAGACGATGAACTGTGACACTTCCGTTTCCGACACCTTGTGGTATTGGCAGTCTGGTGAACTGCGTTTCTTTGGCTGTATACGATCATCGTAAAATAAAAGTTTAAGAAAATTCAGGAAGAGAGAGATTATCTGCGCTCGTGACATGATCTCGCGAGGTTATCATACTCACTAATCAGTTTCCAGCAACGTGAAACTAATCGCTCTTACTCAACGCCACGAACTTGAATGCGACAATATCTCGTTGCTTTGTTCAACACAAAGCAATTGTTTCATTGAAAAGTAATTTCTTTGTCTAAATGTGACACTCTGTCTTTCAAGTTTATAAACTGAAGACACTTgcgctttgcaagtgttttatttccagctggtcggtcagtattttactgtatttgttttaacctgttgcagtttttatcctctaccttttaacaaatattttatcTCTCACCGGTCggccaaaattttttttactgtattaatTTTCGCTTGCTGCAGTTTTAGACCTCCTTTGAGgtcgtttgtaatttttatagtTCTCAAATTATGTTTCGCATAAGTTTAAGTGTTATTctgtttaaaattttgacaatattcattgCCTATATCATTGTTGTGGTTACATCGCAGTAAGATGCATTGTCATGACatcataaaataaacaaaatgtctTTGAATCGAGGGTGAAATAGCCACGGAAGCAATTATAAAGTATTCCCATACAGTAGCAAAATACAGGTCATAATTGACAATTCTGTAAATCAATGAACAATGATGCAAGTTCATTACCCTGTAGATGTTCGCCTCTTTGCAAACGGCATATTTCGGCATTGACTTTAGTAACTTGCTCTAAACTACCCTGCAATAGTATGGTTTTGCCGTCATtcttgtagtagtagtagtctACCCCTACATCTTTTGCAACGCCCTCTATGGCCGTTTTCGGTTCGTTGCCAGGTATTTTCAACGCGGTAGGGACAATGGTTGCCACCACTTGGCTGTAAACACTCTAGcaaaggaaaaaatgaaatagcagTGTTTTCGGTCAGTTGCAGTACTACGTCATATGCATTACTACGTCATATGCATTACCACGTCAAGGTTGACATTGTCATAATGTAGCAAAATAAAGGCAACTTTTGTTTGTTCACCTTGCAATGCTGGAGCAAGATCATACAAGTACCAGAAATAGGTCACAAGTGATTTAATTGTTGTCAGTATCCATGAACATTGGACCTTTGCATGGTACTTTGAGATCGTAGAAGTGATATGCAACAGCTATGTTGGGTACATATTTACAAATCTCTTGGACACTTGGGGGACACCTGCAGATCTTGAAAAAATCTCCAAAGGGGGTTGGAAAGGAGAAAAACAGGACTCAGAGAAAAAGACGTCTTTTTACGTATACCCGTTTAAAAGTGACAGGTTGAAAAAAGTCGTTAAACAGTTATTGTTCCAGGGCCTCAATATATAAAATGTTCTATCCCTTGATCATTGGCCACATACCTGAGTAGCAGAAGAAGCAGTGGCTTGTTGTTGTTCTTCACGGGACCCACGTCTTTGTTGACCAGGTGTCTGCAATTTTGAAGTCTGATTTTAAGTTGCAAGATCAGAAACAAAAATTGGAGAATTGGAAGTACTGTACTCTGAAAAGGGCCGAGTGACATGGTTACTTTGCCAATTCACAGTTAGTATGCCGTATCTTCATGATTTAATGCAGAATTGTTGTAGATATTTTTATCGAGCTTGAACATCTGCGAAGAAATGAGCTATTACATTCGTTGTtgattttaaaaaggaaacCAAAGTCTACATACAGTCGTGACACAATTTTCGCTCTACCGCTCGCGTGAAAAACTAAAagctaatattttatttgttaaaaaacGCGTCATTGGTTTAAACTTTCAGTAACCTTTTAAGTAATTATCATGTTTCTGGAGAGTTCAAATTACAGTTTCAAACTTCCAGTTTCGGTAAGGGGCGGTTTGAATCAGACTGTATACGCGACAAACAACGATTGAAaagcgtgttttaattatctacGACCCCTAAGGTCTTTGCTTGAACTTTCCTCCAATGACAGCCCAGTGGCCCAAAACACTGTAGCCTGTTTgcaaaagttattttttaaacattatGCAGTGCCATAACTAGCAAAATTACCTTTGCCACATCTGACTTGAGGCATCCCAGATGTATCGGGATGTGATCgacattttcttcaaaagtgaTTCCACTCGACAGCTTCACTGGTGTTTCCTTTTTTTTCGCCTGCTCCTCAATATGGCGGTCGATGTCCTTCTTTGCCGACATGACATCAACCGGTCCCCCATACTTCATGATATTACTGAGATAGGAATGCACACTTTCTGCACAACCCATTTTAAAATCTAACACCCCAATCCGCTCATCAATTTGTTTTCGTTTTGGTTTGTACATGCCCTGCAAATCGTTCAATAACCTTTGCCCCTCTATCTTAACTTCATTTCGTATTTTCTCGGTTGCTGCGTTTATTTCCGTCTCAGAATTTTTTCTATTCTCTTCTAATTTATTCAATACTTCATTCGTCTGAACTGTCGACTGTTTcaattgatcaatttttttttcgacgGTTGTGAGGTAACCTTCCAGTTGCGGTGTATACTTTTTCAAAGCTTCGTCGATCGAGATTACTTTATGTTCTGGTGCTGGATGCTCAACTACCAGGCACTTGAGACATGTTAAAGCCTGGCAGGAATCGCAATAGTAATCTAACTGAGTACTGGTATGTTTATCGCAGAATCTAGGCTGCAGGACTCTGAAGTGTGGCGAATTTACTTCCTTATTGTACTCCTCTATAGTCATGAGTTGGTGATCTTTTAATGACCTCACCACTTTGTGTGCTTTGAGACACTCGTCTGCGCAGAAATATTGGCCACAATCTTTACACCATACCTTCGCTACTTTTTGGCAAATTTCGCAGCTTGGCTTCGTTGAATCTTCGCTAAAGTTGTTAATCACTTCTATCAAGTCGTTCAAAAAACGGTTGTCGTCAATTTCAGACGCGCCTGCAGAGGGCAAAGGCCATTGTTGTTTGCAGTTTGGGCAGCCTAGACGCCCTTCGTTATTTTGAACCCAATCTGTCAGACATTTCTGGCAGAAGGTGTGAAAACACGGCAAAATTTTAGGAGAGGTGAAACGATTCATGCATATCGGACAAAGAAGGATCTTGT of the Ptychodera flava strain L36383 chromosome 20, AS_Pfla_20210202, whole genome shotgun sequence genome contains:
- the LOC139120117 gene encoding uncharacterized protein isoform X4, with protein sequence MAEGGEPISGSPKKLMNEIDDKILLCPICMNRFTSPKILPCFHTFCQKCLTDWVQNNEGRLGCPNCKQQWPLPSAGASEIDDNRFLNDLIEVINNFSEDSTKPSCEICQKVAKVWCKDCGQYFCADECLKAHKVVRSLKDHQLMTIEEYNKEVNSPHFRVLQPRFCDKHTSTQLDYYCDSCQALTCLKCLVVEHPAPEHKVISIDEALKKYTPQLEGYLTTVEKKIDQLKQSTVQTNEVLNKLEENRKNSETEINAATEKIRNEVKIEGQRLLNDLQGMYKPKRKQIDERIGVLDFKMGCAESVHSYLSNIMKYGGPVDVMSAKKDIDRHIEEQAKKKETPVKLSSGITFEENVDHIPIHLGCLKSDVAKTPGQQRRGSREEQQQATASSATQSVYSQVVATIVPTALKIPGNEPKTAIEGVAKDVGVDYYYYKNDGKTILLQGSLEQVTKVNAEICRLQRGEHLQAKETQFTRLPIPQGVGNGSVTVHRLHSLPEGNVVARHGSPKSSRSNSLGEYLDSLRRCRICLNDVKNPRELPCKHSFCKTCLDKYEKSSGLRCPTCNECRETRTGNMPPGTMTHVVKRGSLPGYTSCNTIVITYTFKGGEQGEQHPHPGQPYQGTTRTAFLPDNAEGREVLRLLKIAFDRKLTFTIDTSRTTGLKDSIVWNDIRHKTGQQGGAEGYGYPDPEYLTRVKDELAALGVE
- the LOC139120117 gene encoding uncharacterized protein isoform X3 — protein: MAEGGEPISGSPKKLMNEIDDKILLCPICMNRFTSPKILPCFHTFCQKCLTDWVQNNEGRLGCPNCKQQWPLPSAGASEIDDNRFLNDLIEVINNFSEDSTKPSCEICQKVAKVWCKDCGQYFCADECLKAHKVVRSLKDHQLMTIEEYNKEVNSPHFRVLQPRFCDKHTSTQLDYYCDSCQALTCLKCLVVEHPAPEHKVISIDEALKKYTPQLEGYLTTVEKKIDQLKQSTVQTNEVLNKLEENRKNSETEINAATEKIRNEVKIEGQRLLNDLQGMYKPKRKQIDERIGVLDFKMGCAESVHSYLSNIMKYGGPVDVMSAKKDIDRHIEEQAKKKETPVKLSSGITFEENVDHIPIHLGCLKSDVAKTSKLQTPGQQRRGSREEQQQATASSATQSVYSQVVATIVPTALKIPGNEPKTAIEGVAKDVGVDYYYYKNDGKTILLQGSLEQVTKVNAEICRLQRGEHLQAKETQFTRLPIPQGVGNGSVTVHRLHSLPEGNVVARHGSPKSSRSNSLGEYLDSLRRCRICLNDVKNPRELPCKHSFCKTCLDKYEKSSGLRCPTCNECRETRTGNMPPGTMTHVVKRGSLPGYTSCNTIVITYTFKGGEQGEQHPHPGQPYQGTTRTAFLPDNAEGREVLRLLKIAFDRKLTFTIDTSRTTGLKDSIVWNDIRHKTGQQGGAEGYGYPDPEYLTRVKDELAALGVE